A window of [Ruminococcus] lactaris ATCC 29176 genomic DNA:
CAAGAGGAACGTTATTTTATCATTATGCAACGTTTTTGGAAAAACTACAGCCCAAGATGTTTTTATTTGAAAATGTATGGTGCAATTGTTTTTATAAAATGATAAGTGCTTTAAAATAGGTATCATACAGAAGTTTCAGTCCCCTGACCCCAGTGCAGACATCCAGGTATTCCTGCTGGTATTCTTCTTTCCAACTGCAAAAAATTCCCCAGAGCTTTTTATTATTTTTTATCGCTTCAAGTGCTTCTCCTTTCGTCCGAATCATCGGAAAATGTTTTTGTAATTTATTCTTCATAGGCAATCCTCTCTTGTTTTTTGTCCATAACTCGACTTTTTTGTCGATGAGTTGTGGATAATTTTTTATGCTCTACTAAGGTAATAACAGTTTTTCCGGCACGATTTTGATAGAAATATGCAGAACTGTCATAGTTATCACGGACGGATTACGTTATAATGATAAAGAAGAAGAATAACATTCATAATACAGGAGAATTTTATGGGAAAAATTAAGATCATTTTCTTTGATATTGACGGTACACTGCTCAGACTGCGGGCGAAAGAACTTTCTGAAAAGACAGTTGAAGCACTGAACCGCCTGAAAGCAAACGGAATCAGGCTCTGCATTGCAACCGGGCGAACCCCGGTCAGCCTTCCCCATTTCAGTGGGATTGAATTTGATACATTCCTGACTTTCAATGGTTCTCTGTGCTACAACGACACAGAAACGATCTTCAGCAATCCGATCAGCCCGGATGATGTTCAAAAGCTCATCCGCAATGCCGACAGTCTCGGACGTCCGGTCTCTGTTGCCACTAAAAGCCGGCTGGCTGCCAATGGATTTGACATTGATCTGTCGGATTATTACTCGATTGCTCATTTACAATTAACAGTTGCGAAAGATTTTGAGCAGGTTTCCAACGAAGAAGTTTATCAGCTTCTGCTCGGTTGTCGCGAAACCGACTATTCTGCCATTTTAAAAGACGTAGATGGTGCAAAGATTGCTGCCTGGTGGGATCGTGCAGTTGATATCATTCCCGCCAATGGCGGTAAGGGCATCGGCATCCAGAAAGTACTGGAATACTACCATTTAGACAAATCCGAAGCCCTCGCCTTTGGTGACGGGAACAATGATATTGAAATGCTCCTCTCTGTAGGAACAGGTGTTGCCATGGGAAATGCTTCCCCTCAGCTAAAAGAAGTTGCCGATGAAATCTGCAAGGATGTTGCCGAGGATGGCATTTACGATTATTGCCTGACCCATGGACTGATCTGAGGATTCTATATATAAGATTACATTTACTAAGTAATGAACAGATTGGAGGAACAGAGAATGAAAAATCTGTTTGAACACACAAGTGCCCTTTGAGTAAAATATAGCAGCTATGAATATCGCACTGCTGATGATCGCACTTTATATATAGTAGTTTCAGGAAATGCAAAACCTCAGATGTACCGCCCAATGCAGGATGCCAATGCACTTGTCCTTGATGCGGTTAATATTGATCTTATGACTATGCATAAAGCAGATAATGATATATTGCAACAGATGGTTCTTGATTTTGTATCTGCTTATGGATTCCTTGGTTTTATGACAGCACTGCCGACAACGGTACAGTTTGTTACATATGAATCCGTATATCTTCCTAAAAACCACTTTATAAAAGAAGAAACTCTTTCAACAGAGGATTATCTTACTTACTTCTACCCTTTTGAAAAGCTTGATTTTCACAAGAAAGGTACGGAATCCGGATGGTCTGTTGCAGATAAAGATGAAATTGCTGTTGTGATGGCAATGGGTAACAGATGTGCTTTTCTTTTATGCTGACTGATGAAAGCTGTGAAATGAAATTGTGTAAGCACTGTGGTAAAGCATTTATCGCAAGCCGAAAGGGAAATGAGTTCTGCTCTCCGAAATGTAAAAATCAATATAATGTGTATAAGACAAGAGCTAAAAAGAATAATACTGATGAATAAAATCGTTTTTATAATGTTCAGGAGGTTTGCACGCAATGAGTGAAATCATTAAAACTAATACAGAATATTCAAAGTGGATTAAAGAAGTTTCTTTAAGATTCCGCAACAGCCAGATAAAAGCTGCAACAAAAGTTAATAGAGAAATGCTGTTATTTTACTGGTCTATCGGGCATGATATATCAGAGAATTACAATGAAGTCAAATACGGAAAATCTTTTTTCAAAAATCTTAGTCTTGATTTGCAGGATGCACTACCTGATGTAAAATCATTTTCTGTAACTAATTTAAAATATATGAAATATTTTTACGATTTATACAACAATTCAAATCGTCAACAACTTGTTGACGATTCAGACACACGAATATGTCAACAAGCTGTTGATGATTGTATTTTTATGATTCCGTGGGGACATCATATTCAGATAATTAATAAATGTAAGGGTAATTTAGATAAGGCTTTGTTTTTTGTTAAAAAGACATATGAAAACAACTGGTCAAGAGCCGTCCTTTTAAATTTTCTCGATACAAACTTGTATGAAAGAGAAGGTAAAGCCATTACAAATTTTGAAAAGCTGCTTCCTGATATTGGCAGCGATCTTGCCAGAGAAATCACAAAAGACCCATATAATTTTGATTTTCTAACTCTTAGAGAAGGGTATGACGAAAAAGAATTGAAAGATGCACTCATGGATAATATCCAGAAATTTCTTCTTGAACTAGGTCGTGGATTTGCTTTTGTCGGTAGAGAATACCGGCTTGTTGTCGGAGATACTGAACAATTTATTGATATGCTGTTCTACAACATACAAAAACACTGTTATGTTGTAATTGAAATAAAGACAAGGACATTTGATCCCGGAGATATGGGGCAATTAGGAACTTACATTGCAGCAACAGACGGAATACTACGTGCAGATAACGATAATCCTACAATTGGCTTACTTATATGCAAAACAAAAGATAATGTTCTGGCTCAATATGCTACCAGTGCAGTGAATGTTCCTGTTGGAATTTCCGAATATGAAATTAATAATCTTATTCCTGATGACTATAAAAGTTCCATGCCTACTATTGAAGAAATAGAACGAGAACTGAAAGACTAATTCCATACGCAACTGCCTCCTTTGTGTTATGATATACAGGTAAGAAAAAATTTTCAGACTACAGTAAATCATTGTCCACAAAAAGGAAAAATATTTCTGCATGACTTACCCAGTGAAAAGGAGGATATTTTTATGAACGATCAGTGGTTAGACTTTGCAATCCGTATTCAGAGTATCGCACAGGCGGGACTCCAGTACGGAAAAGATAAATATGATAAAGAACGTTACAACGAATTAAGAAAAATTGCTGCTGAAATGATGGCTGCAAAGACGGATCTCCCCGTCGAAAAAGTATACGGGTTATTCTGCAATGAAAGCGGCTATCAGACCCCGAAAATTGATACCCGTGCGGCAGTTTTTATTGATGGGAAAATCCTTCTTGTCCATGAAAATAACGGAACCTGGTCTCTCCCCGGTGGATGGTGCGATGTGGATCAGTCCATCGCATCCAACACCGAGAAGGAAGTTTTTGAAGAAACCGGCTGTACGGTACACTCCAAAAAACTGATCGCCGTTCAGGACTGGCGAAAGCATAATGTCATGAACCATGCCTACGGAGTTATAAAAACCTTTATGCTCTGCCAGTATGAAAGTGGAACATTTAAATCAAATATCGAGACTACAGAAATCGGACTTTTTGACCGTACATCCCTCCCCAACGACCTGGCGATTGAAAAGACCACGAAAGATCAGATCCTGATGTGCTTTGATTTTTATGAGAAACCGGATGCCTCGACATTATTTGACTGACTGACCGGGCAGTGAAAAAGAAATATGACAAAAGGACTGGGGAATCTCTTGAGGTGACCCCATATCCGGAGGTTTTCCGATAACTATTATAAAACTTATACCATCAGCCACTCTCACCCTATAGCACTAAATTTCCAGCTCCATAGCTTTGCTAATACATTCTTCAATATATCTTTCATCCATAGCTGTATTAAATGTAAGGTCAACATTTGCCGCTGATCCCCACACCCGTCCTGTATAGTAACGGTAATTATCTGCACGGCGTCTGTCTTCTTTCCGGATCACCTGCTCAGCTTCTTTCTTACTGATATTCAGACGCTCCATAATCCGTTTTGCCCTTACTTCCAATGGTGCAGCGAAGAACAGTTTTAAAGTCTTCTCATTTTCACACAATACATAATCCGAACATCTTCCAATGATCACACATTTTCCTTTGGCCGCCAGCTCCCTGATTACTTTTGATTCTGCTTCAAAAATCTTATCTTTCGGAGCCTCTTCCTCTTCCTTTCCATAAAGATACATCTGATTTACAAAATCATACAACAGACTGTTGGTCATGGACTCTTCTTTCTGACGGATAAACTCGGATGTCATACCCGTTGTACCGGCGATCATCTGAATGATTTCCTGATCGTAAAATTCATAACCGAATTTTTCTGCCAGTTTCTTTCCTATGTCATGTCCTCCACATCCGTACTGTCTTCCGATCACAATCACATTCTTATGAATACCCTCTGCTTCCTGCTTTTCTGCCAATTTTCCCGTTATACCATCTGCCACCGGAGCATTTTCTGCATTTTCTGCATCTGCTGCAGAAGCCAGTGCCTGTCCGCCTTCTCCGTTCTCTTCCGGGAACAGATATGATTTGATAAACTCCAGCCTTTTTCCAAGCAGTCTGGCAATAAATCCAACCAGCAATGCTGCAATGATCGTACCTTCCCGGACTCCATTTAATTTTCCTGAAAATACAAAAGAAAGAACCCCTGCAATGATCGCCATCGACGAATCAAAGACAATCTTCGTTGTTCCAAAATTGGTATTCCATGTCTGTACGATCGCCCGGACAAAAGATTCTCCCGGCAGCATGACAACATCTGCCAGCACTTCCAGATAAACACCAAATCCCAGTACCAGACAGCCTGCCAGCAATGCGATCATTTTTACAAAATAACTCTGCGGATTGATCCAAAATAACATATACATTGTCAGATCAATAAAATATCCAAATGCGATGGAAACCGGTATCTGCAGAATATTCTCAAGTTTAAAATTCTTTCTTAAAATCAGAATCTGTAATACGATCAGCAAAATACTGAACACGATTGTAAAATTTCCCAATGTAAATGGAAAATTCAGGCTTAATACATATGGGATCGATGAGATTGGTGACGTACCAAGACTCGCTTTTGTCACCAGACTGACTCCCAGTGCATTTACAAATAGCCCGATTAAAAATAATATGTACCTCTTTAATTTGTTCATAATCTCTCTCCTGTCTTTTCTCATCCTTCAATAGATTTTTTCTCACTGATCCGTCTTTTTATTTATAGAAGACGAACCTGCTTCATCCAACAGATTTGCATAGATTTTCTGATATACTGACAGAAAGCCTTCCATTTCTTCCTTTGAAATACCTTCCACTGCCTTCCTTTCAATCTCAGAAAATGCCTCGCTGACCAACTGTTGCTTTTTCTTTCCTTCCTCTGTCATAAAAATATGAAAACTCCGTCTGTTACCATTGAGTATCTGACGGCGGATCAAGCCCTTTTCTTCCATCTTATTAAGGATCGTCGTCAAAGATCCCGCCTCCAGGAAACATGCTCTCGCAATCTCCTTTTGATTACTTCCGTTATGCCTGCTTAAGTAATCAAGAATCTTCGGCTGGCCGATGGTAAGCCCCGTATCTTTCAGCTTATAGAGCAATGCCTTCTGCACCAGCATCTGATTTGCCATAATAAGATAATGCAATGAATCATCCATTTCTTT
This region includes:
- a CDS encoding cytidylate kinase family protein; its protein translation is MNKLKRYILFLIGLFVNALGVSLVTKASLGTSPISSIPYVLSLNFPFTLGNFTIVFSILLIVLQILILRKNFKLENILQIPVSIAFGYFIDLTMYMLFWINPQSYFVKMIALLAGCLVLGFGVYLEVLADVVMLPGESFVRAIVQTWNTNFGTTKIVFDSSMAIIAGVLSFVFSGKLNGVREGTIIAALLVGFIARLLGKRLEFIKSYLFPEENGEGGQALASAADAENAENAPVADGITGKLAEKQEAEGIHKNVIVIGRQYGCGGHDIGKKLAEKFGYEFYDQEIIQMIAGTTGMTSEFIRQKEESMTNSLLYDFVNQMYLYGKEEEEAPKDKIFEAESKVIRELAAKGKCVIIGRCSDYVLCENEKTLKLFFAAPLEVRAKRIMERLNISKKEAEQVIRKEDRRRADNYRYYTGRVWGSAANVDLTFNTAMDERYIEECISKAMELEI
- a CDS encoding PDDEXK nuclease domain-containing protein encodes the protein MSEIIKTNTEYSKWIKEVSLRFRNSQIKAATKVNREMLLFYWSIGHDISENYNEVKYGKSFFKNLSLDLQDALPDVKSFSVTNLKYMKYFYDLYNNSNRQQLVDDSDTRICQQAVDDCIFMIPWGHHIQIINKCKGNLDKALFFVKKTYENNWSRAVLLNFLDTNLYEREGKAITNFEKLLPDIGSDLAREITKDPYNFDFLTLREGYDEKELKDALMDNIQKFLLELGRGFAFVGREYRLVVGDTEQFIDMLFYNIQKHCYVVIEIKTRTFDPGDMGQLGTYIAATDGILRADNDNPTIGLLICKTKDNVLAQYATSAVNVPVGISEYEINNLIPDDYKSSMPTIEEIERELKD
- a CDS encoding Cof-type HAD-IIB family hydrolase; the protein is MGKIKIIFFDIDGTLLRLRAKELSEKTVEALNRLKANGIRLCIATGRTPVSLPHFSGIEFDTFLTFNGSLCYNDTETIFSNPISPDDVQKLIRNADSLGRPVSVATKSRLAANGFDIDLSDYYSIAHLQLTVAKDFEQVSNEEVYQLLLGCRETDYSAILKDVDGAKIAAWWDRAVDIIPANGGKGIGIQKVLEYYHLDKSEALAFGDGNNDIEMLLSVGTGVAMGNASPQLKEVADEICKDVAEDGIYDYCLTHGLI
- a CDS encoding MarR family winged helix-turn-helix transcriptional regulator; translation: MDDSLHYLIMANQMLVQKALLYKLKDTGLTIGQPKILDYLSRHNGSNQKEIARACFLEAGSLTTILNKMEEKGLIRRQILNGNRRSFHIFMTEEGKKKQQLVSEAFSEIERKAVEGISKEEMEGFLSVYQKIYANLLDEAGSSSINKKTDQ